ACCTTGAACGGCATGGCCCCGCCCTGGATGCCGCCGAAGTTGAAATCCGGTTTGTAGTAGATGCCCCACATCTGGTCGGTGATCAGCGAACCGTCGTCGTCCGAGTAGAGCGGCGCGTCGGTATCGACGTGGATCACCGGCGGCATCTTGCCGTCGTTGGTGCGGTGCATCTTGGGATCGACGCCGAGCGTGCCCTCCTGCAGGCTCCAATAGGTCCACATCGGAATACCGTTATGGAGCTGGCCGTCCTTGCCCTTGATCGAGACCTCGTCGGGTAAATCGAGCAGGTCCCATAGTCCCTTGACCCACGGCCCCGCGCCAAGGATGAGGTAGTCGGCGCCGATGGTGCCGCGCGTCGTCTCGATCCCGGTCACCGCGCCGCTGTTGCTGCCGAGGGTGAACCCGGTGACTTCGAGGCCGCTGACGATGCGTACGCCTTCGGCTTCGGCCTTTCCGGCGAGGCCGTACATCGCCGCCGTGTTGTTGGCGTAACCGCCGCGTTTCTCGTGCAGGACCGAGGTGATGCCCTTGGCCTGCCAATCGTCGAACAAGCCCTTCATGTAGGTCTCGCAATCGGCGGCGCCCTCGATGAACTCCGACTCGTAACCGATCGCCTGTTGCTGCTGGTAGATCTCGGCGACGTCGGCGTGCATCGATTCGGGGCTGATCTGCATGTAGCCCACCGGATGGTAGCTGTAGGCCTTCGGGTCGCTTTCCCACACCGAGACGCTGTGCGCCATCAGCTCGCGCATCGCCGGCTGGAAATAGTTGTTGCGGACAACGCCGCAGGCGATCCCCGACGCCCCCGAGGCGATCGCCGATTTGTCGACAACCAGCACGTCCTCGCCGCTGCCGCGGCCGGTCGCCTTGAGTCGCGACGCCAGATGATAGGCCGTGCTGAGGCCGTGAACGCCAGCGCCGACGATCACGTATTTGACATGGCTCGGCAGACTCATCCGTCATCCTCCCAGTATCGCCCGACTTACGGTCGGTGTTGTGGCCAGCGTCAGGTAGCGCTTGACGGCGGGCCCGGCTATATGAACATAATTCATACCGATTGCAAACCAATTTTTGTAAAGGTTCATTGCATGGCGAGGCCCGCCCCATCGACCGCAGCAGCTCCCGCGACCGCCGCCGAGGGTTCCGGCGACGACCGTCTGCGCACGCTGGCGGCGGCCACCGGCAGCGGCTCGGCCAATATCGCCTCTCAACTCCGCCAAACCATCATCGACGGGCTCTACCGCTACGGCGAGCAATTGCCGGCCGAGCGCCAGCTGGCCGAGACCTTCGGCTCTTCGCGGACGACCATTCGCCGCGCGCTGGAGCGGCTCGAGGAAAACGGACTGGTCCTGCGCCAGGTCGGCAGCGGGACTTTTGTCAATTATCGCGGCGCCGGCGGCGAGACCGAGATCGCCGAAGTCACCAGCCCGCTCGAATTGATGGAGGTCCGCTTTGCCGTCGAGTCCTCGATCGCCCGACTGGCGGTGCTGAACGCCACCCCGCGCGACCTCGAACAAATCGCCGAGGCGCTCCACCGGCTCGAAGCTGCGGGCGCGGACGCCGACCGCTTTACGCGCTGCGATCAGGAATTCCATCTCGCCCTGGCCCGCGGTACCCGCAATCCGCTGATGGTCGACATCTATCGCCAGATCAACGCGGTGCGTAGCCACGCCCAATGGCACGCCACCAAGGACAAGATCCTGAGCGCGCGGACGATCGCCGACTACAACCGCCAGCACCGCGCTCTGTTCGAGGCCTTGCGGCGGCGCGACGGCGAAGGTATGGCGAAGCTGATGACGGCACATTTGACCAAGGCCCGCGCCGACCTGCTCGGGGCCGACAGCCGCTGACAGCCGGCGCCGATCGGAAACACCGGCGGCGCTGTTTCCGGCTATCGCGGGCCGCTCACGAAAAACGGTTGCGTCGGATGCCGAAGTGGATTTGGTCCGGCCGCGCCTATTCGCCCGCTTCGAGCGCGCCGACCACCGGCGCCCGCGGACCGTCGAAACGGCGATCGTGCTTCAGCGCGGGTACCATGCGGCGCGCCCGCTCGACCTCGACGGGATCGATTTCGGCGGTCACCAAGCCGACCTCGTCGCCGCCGTCGGCGAGAACCTCGCCCCACGGATTGACGATCAGCGAATGGCCCCAGGTGCGCCGGTCCTCGGCGTGGATTCCGCACTGATTGGGGGCGAAGACGAAGCATCCAGTCTCGATCGCCCGGGCGCGGACCAGAACGTGCCAATGATCCTTGCCGGTCGTATAGGTGAAGGCCGCCGGGATGCCGATGAAGCTCGCCCCGCCTTGGGCCAGCGCCCGGTAGAGATAGGCGAAGCGCAAATCGTAGCACACCGAGAGCCCGAGCAGGCCCCACGGCGTCGGCGCCAGGACAGCCTCGTCACCGGCCTCCACGGTCGCCGACTCGCGGTAGGTCTCGCCGCCGTCGAGATCGACATCGAACAGATGCAGCTTGTCGTAGCGGGCGACGATGTTGCCGCCGGGATCGACCACGAACGACCGGTTGGCGACCTTGCCGCCCGCGGTCCGGATCAGCAGCGAGCCGATCAGCATCCACACGCCGGCCGCCGCCGCCTCGGCGCGGAACGCGGCGAGACCGGGATCGTCGTCCTCGGCCCGCGCCTTTGCCGGCACGTCCCGGTCATGCGGTTCGATCATGGTGACCATCTCGGGCAGGGTGACGAGATCGGCACCACGCGCGGCGGCCGCCCGGATCAGCTCGACCACCGGCCCGATACTCGGCTCGATGTCGCGTTCGGCGGTGTTCTGAATGCAGGCGACGGTGAATGTGGACATGATCGGCCCTCCCGCTCTCGAAAGATGGACTATTGTAGCGGTAATTCGCCG
This is a stretch of genomic DNA from Alphaproteobacteria bacterium. It encodes these proteins:
- a CDS encoding FAD-binding oxidoreductase, which gives rise to MSLPSHVKYVIVGAGVHGLSTAYHLASRLKATGRGSGEDVLVVDKSAIASGASGIACGVVRNNYFQPAMRELMAHSVSVWESDPKAYSYHPVGYMQISPESMHADVAEIYQQQQAIGYESEFIEGAADCETYMKGLFDDWQAKGITSVLHEKRGGYANNTAAMYGLAGKAEAEGVRIVSGLEVTGFTLGSNSGAVTGIETTRGTIGADYLILGAGPWVKGLWDLLDLPDEVSIKGKDGQLHNGIPMWTYWSLQEGTLGVDPKMHRTNDGKMPPVIHVDTDAPLYSDDDGSLITDQMWGIYYKPDFNFGGIQGGAMPFKVDRAAGDVAVDPYGPDSPDFIVDDTFIHMWCSALAHCQKRFEGQTKYYKNEPSGGIGAFTPDSFPVFDVFRENVYVIADSNHGFKMIGVGKLVADEVLGETSAMLEPFRFSRYAEGKLHPVSHSPFPWS
- a CDS encoding carbon-nitrogen hydrolase family protein, with the protein product MSTFTVACIQNTAERDIEPSIGPVVELIRAAAARGADLVTLPEMVTMIEPHDRDVPAKARAEDDDPGLAAFRAEAAAAGVWMLIGSLLIRTAGGKVANRSFVVDPGGNIVARYDKLHLFDVDLDGGETYRESATVEAGDEAVLAPTPWGLLGLSVCYDLRFAYLYRALAQGGASFIGIPAAFTYTTGKDHWHVLVRARAIETGCFVFAPNQCGIHAEDRRTWGHSLIVNPWGEVLADGGDEVGLVTAEIDPVEVERARRMVPALKHDRRFDGPRAPVVGALEAGE
- a CDS encoding FadR family transcriptional regulator, translated to MARPAPSTAAAPATAAEGSGDDRLRTLAAATGSGSANIASQLRQTIIDGLYRYGEQLPAERQLAETFGSSRTTIRRALERLEENGLVLRQVGSGTFVNYRGAGGETEIAEVTSPLELMEVRFAVESSIARLAVLNATPRDLEQIAEALHRLEAAGADADRFTRCDQEFHLALARGTRNPLMVDIYRQINAVRSHAQWHATKDKILSARTIADYNRQHRALFEALRRRDGEGMAKLMTAHLTKARADLLGADSR